AGGTTTTAGCTTCCTTACAGAAGTTGCTAAGGCATTAAAGCCACCTCAGTCTAATGGCCTTGTTTAATTTTAACGCTAGTATAAGACAACAATAAGGACAGGAGTTCAGTAAGACTTGTTAATTGAGAAGTCTTGTatctgcctctcctctccctttggcCAACATCCCTAGTTTGTGGTTAGAATTCTATAccagccaattttttaaaaattatggtgtAACATGCTTTAAGTGTGTAATGAGCACTAAACTTCagtgtacaacttgatgaattttcagaGTTATGTACACATCCAGTTCAGGATATAAGCAGTAAATcagagaatctttaaaaaaaaaattcttgaccTCCCAATATCCACATATTGCGTTTTTCAGACTTTAGTGAAGTTTCATGAAGAATCCACCCAAGGGAGCTTATTAAAATTGCATAGTCTTACCCttgtattctcattttttaaaattgaagtttagttgatttacaatgttgtgtcagtttggGATTTTAAATAAAGcactccaggtaattctgatgcaggTGGTCTATGGATCACACTTAAAGAAACACTAGCCTCCCTACAGGATAAAAGTCAAAGTCCTAGACAGGTATTAAGGTTTTCCCTAATTTGACCCAATTCTATTTTTCCAGACTCAACCCTTGCTGGTTTCTATCATGCTGAATTACTCACCTCTCCTTAATAGGTCATGCACTCATATTTCCCTTAAGCTGGAATTACCTTCCCATTCTTCTTTACATAGCtgactcctactcatccttcaggaGCTAGCTGCATTGTCATCTTCTCTGGGAAGTCTCCTTAACGTCATCAGGCAGAATTAGTTGCCCCTCATTGTTCATCCAGAACTTTAATCAAACTCCTGTTATAATACTTATCACACAATACTGATTTTTTAATCTCCTTGTTTAGAAGTAAGCAAGAATATGTCTGACTCTTTGTTAAACCCCTAACCCtgcacagggcccagcacacagtggttgatgaatgaatgtctgCTACTGATTTACCTGTGGAGTCACTTAGTTCTCATTTTCCAGGCCAGTGAGACTGCACACTCCCTACAGAAAGAGAGGACTTCTGACTGACTTTCCTAATCTCCAAAATCATGACAGGAATTCAGTAGTCAATGAAAAAACACCTACTGAATGAAAATAATCAGCACCCTTCTCTCAATTTAGTGAGTACCTCCATGATTCCTAAGCCCTCACAACTCCTGGAGGGAAACGAGTGGAGTGTGGGTATTGGGGGAGATACCCTCCCAATCTGCCAGATAAGAATGTTAAGGCTGGAAGCTGAGAGGCTGGGCCTCCAATGCTAGGTTCTTGGTTCTCTCTGCCCATTGCCTCCATAGAACACTCTGTGGCCATGGAGATGACTGACCGTTACCATAAGTGGGCACGGTTTAGTGAAGACTAAGGAAAGGCCTTTCAGGAAGGCAACGGTGCATGGCGACTCTCCGTCTTCTCACTCACCTCCTTATCTATTTACTTGCCTATTCATGTGTTTACTCATGTTTGTActtgctgatttatttttttagcatCTTTGTAGAGAACTAAGCCACTGAACTGGACACAAGCCGCTTTGAGCACGGGAAGATTTACCAAGGTGAGAGCTAAGGACCACTGACCATTGGCTGGGGAAGGCTGAGGGGCGGGGTTCCTGCGGGCACCAGAAGCCCATTCGCCCGAAGGCGTGAGGGCGGGGCGAAGAGCGGTCCTGGAGGTGAGGGGCGGGGCGGTTCTCCGACTTAAACTTTAAGAGCCCGGTGGCGACCCCATAGCAGCCCCGCAGGTAGCGGCTGCGCAGGCGCCAGTAGAGCATTGTGGGGCACCGGCGGGTCCCGTCCCTCACCCGGACCGTTTGGTTGGCAGGCTCGCGCTGGAAGCTCAGACACATGCGCGCTGCTCCACGTCAGCTGAGGGAGGGAAGAGCTCCGGCTGGGGAAAGTGTTGGCCATGTGTGACGCTGGCGGTTACCGAGCCCTGCAGGCGAGAAGCGCGGGCCTACTCAAGGGCAGGCCCTGGGCGGCGGCGGCCACGGAGGAAGCCGGCTATGAGTACGGCTCCACGAAGTACCTGCTGCTGTGCGGCCTGGGCGGGATGCTGAGCTGCGGGGTGACGCACACGGCCGTCGTGCCCCTGGACCTGGTCAAGTGCCGCATGCAGGTGGATCCCGGCAAGTACAGGGGCATCCTGAGCGGCTTCGGCGTGACGGTGCGGGACGATGGGCTGCGCGGCCTGGCCCGAGGCTGGGCCCCGACCTTCCTGGGCTACTCCCTGCAAGGCCTCTTCAAGTTCGGCCTCTACGAGGTCTTCAAGATCCGCTATGCGCAGCTCCTGGGCCAGGAGAAGGCCTACGAGTGGAGAACCAGCCTGTACCTGGCGGCCTCGGCCAGCGCCGAGTTCTTCGCCGACGTGACCCTGGCGCCGATGGAAGCGGTGAAGGTTCGCATTCAGACGCAGCGGGGCTACGCCCGCACTCTCCGGGCCGCAGCCCCCAGAATGTACGGCGAAGAGGGCCTGTGGGCCATCTACAAAGGCGTGGCGCCGCTCTGGATGAGGCAGATCCCCTACACCATGATGAAGTTCGCCTGCTTTGAGCGTACCGTCGAGGCGCTCTACAAGTACGTCGTGCCCAAGCCCCAGAGCCAGTGCACCAAAGCCCAGCAGCTGGCTGTGACCTTCGTGGCCGGCTACATCGCTGGCGTCTTCTGCGCCGTCGTGTCCCACCCCGCCGATTCCGTCGTGTCCGTTTTAAACAAGGAGAAGGGCAGCACAGCCTTCGCGGTTCTCCACAAACTGGGGTTCGGGGGTGTGTGGAAGGGCCTGTTCGCCCGCATCATCATGATTGGCACCCTGACTGCGCTGCAGTGGTTCATCTATGACTCGGTCAAGGTCTATTTCAAGCTGCCTCGCCCTCCGGTCCCTCAAGCTCCCGAATCCCTAAAGAAAAGGAAGTAGGTATGGATGGGACGACTCCTGCAGCCACCCTTGCCAGTATTTCGATCCGGTGGGCGATTCGGACAAAACTAATATGTAGGATGTTAATGTTTTTGGAGAGGTGACTTAACATGCGGTCCGAGTTGTCTTTaagtgattgattttttttttctttttggcaattCAAGAGGATTGCAACTGTTTCATTTCGGGGTTTGAGACGTTATCTTTGGGGAGTCAGCATGGTTGCTTTAACTCAGTAGCTTTTCaacaattttaaggaaaaaattcttAACAGGAAGTAATGTTAGGTGATTTAGTGCCTCTAGGTTGTATGTCCTTTGATTCACCATTCCATGGAGATACCCAAGCATCACTACTGAATAGCCTTCTAATGAGGTTTTAAGGTCAGTGCAACTATATAGGACAGAGAACAAAGTAGAATTCTGCTACATGCTGCTCATCTCAATAGAAATCGTGCACCTTTGAATAGATGAAGGACTCATTCCATATTTCCTGTTCATGGCCATTACaggtaaaaattattaaaagttaaattgtGACTTAATATTGCCTGATAGCTGAGAAAGCTTTCACTGTTTTCAAAGAGCATGACATGAgatctgcattttctcatttggcTTTGTCCGATTCTCTTCCTGATGTTGCTGATTAGAACATAGCTCGCTCCAGGAAGTGCTACAATTGGATCAGTGTGGAAAACCAAAATGAGATGAAGGGCAGGCTCTGGgaataaatatgtaaagaaaagcCTCTGTTCTCTAAAGATTTCTTTTGTACAACTCAGCTTTTAACAGCCATACATCCAAAGAAGATTATACCACCCTGACATTTAGcacgcgcatgcacacacacacacacacacacacacacacacacaccaccctaCAAATTACAACAATTTTTGGTTGGATATTAAGGAATGGTTTTGGTGACTTTGGAAGGTAAATTTCAGTTTTAATGTAACAAATGCCATTCATTTCATTTGGTAGATTTTTCAGTAATCTTTACAATGCTTGAGGTTCATAAAATATATTGAGGTTATAAGGcactttttcagttttctgtagCCTTCACATCTCTAATTCGGGAAActctaaaattagtgaaattcTGTGAATTAGAGATGTTTGTAGAATGTGAATAAGAAGTAAACTTCAATATGATATTTGATATGGTTTACCAAAATGTTACATGATTGCCTTAACAACTTGTATTAAAAGTCACAAACTCAGAATATATTAATGTTTTAACTATGTAATAGTAAAATGTTTAGTGGTtaacaaaagttttaaagtgtCCATGTATGTTTGAACTGTCTTGATTGGATAATAAAAGAGCTTGGAAAAAAAGTCAGAACTTGTGAATGAGATGCAATGAAATTATATTTAGTGCCTCTCTTTTGTTAGGGAGGATACAGAGAAAGGatgattatgtatttttaaggcaGTTTGAATTTTCTTAGGCAGTTAGTGTCCAgatttgttgaaaagaaaagTTCTCAAGGAAGGCAGATGATAAATTTTGAGGCACTAAATTGTGCAGGTTattttttgcaaaatttttttgggggagggaggtaattaggttttttttcaatggaggcactggggattgagcccaggaccttgtgcatgctaagcattcaattgaccactgagctataccttccccctgccccgtttttgcaaaattttaataaaaataaacttctgatTAGTGTTGTCTTATAAAATGTGTGTAGGAAATTTCTTTGGTCAACAATttattaagtaaattattttctaCGATAATTTAAGGAATTGCTGCAAAATCTATGGAGTTTCAAGATAGTAAGAGACCCCTTGTTCTGGTCTGTGGTATTTCATGATCTGTTGATGACACCAGATAATTCCTGTAATATACAATGTTTAGACAAGGATAATCTAAGGAGAACTGTTTGGCATGAATCTGACTGCCATGGGCATGGTCGAGAGGATTGATTTGCTTTGTTTGGGTCAGCAGTTTTTGTATTCAGTCCCTAGATTTCTATTCGCCTTATTTTGTTTGTGATAGTTTACAAATGTCTGAATAAATAGGCCTTGGTAGCTACCAATgaagaataaaatgtaatttaagaaAGATGATATGAGTCCAAAGTCATTAGGCATTTTTTTCTAGTTACTCTTCCTTTGGAACAATTTAAACTTCTGGTCAGTGTTTCACCTCATCTGTAATTAGCCCTCTGAAATTGTGCATGTCTGTTAGAAAAGCCACAGTGTATCTGGTATTGTTAGACAtttatattcgttttcacataaTCTCAATCCTTGAATTAGTCCATTTTCTATGTAAAGAAACAAGACTCAGAAGCTAGGTGACTTGCTCATAAAGCTAATGAATGATACAGTCTGAATCAGAGCCCACATTTTCACTACTCTAGCTCAGTACCTTGACATAACCAATGAGTATCCTTTTCATAAATTGCTCTTTATAgtacttcaaaaatatatttttaaaatcttctacttgtatatactataaaactcctaattTTGCACTAGTGGAAAGTTTGTAATGTGTCTCAGTTGTGAAAAACCTATGGCCTAATTACTTAGAAGTAATCAAACTGCAAAATacttaaatacatttaattttaatatttaaatcatttcctGCACCAAGTCATTTCCTCTGTCCTAACTTGAAGGGACTGATGATCATaaaaacatttatgtttttaatttttaaaaaaatatgtggtaCTGCAGTTTTAACAGGAGAATTTATTCTATCACATTCTCTAATTTTTCCCTCTAATCTTTAGTTCCTACAGCTAAAAAAACCGGCTTAGGCTCTTTATCATTCCCCCCAGGTGGTGATTAAAAGTAGCTTTTTCAAGTGTATGATATTAATTTCATGATAGGGAGCTGTAATCTCATCTATTGATCTGTCCTTTGAGAAGTGAATAAAGAGAGTAGGTAAGATCTTGAAAAACAAAGGCCATATTTACGTGTTAAACCACACTGGTAAAGATTGGAAAGAATCAAAGTATTAATGTTATGCATTTTTCCTTGCTATGCAAGtgtgtctttaaaaagtttttcttttgatcCTTTCAAAGGCAAGCATTATCACTGAAGTCAGAAGATCACATTTTGATAGGCAACCATTCAATTGTAGCATGCTTGTTTTATGTGGTCTTAAAGAtcagttattttttaatcataaacaACTGtttgaaaggaaatttaaatttcagtattATTTGGAAAGCTTTGTCTTATTTTCCTGATTGCTATTTGGGTGGGAGGTGAATAGAGAGGGTACTAACAATgtaattatatgtaaaatttgtttttgtggGTATCCATTTTAGTTAACATATTTTGAGACCTTCAGTGATAGAGTATCCACAAGTTTAGAGGCAGTTTGGTAATTATGCTCATGTCCCAGGCTGTAACACTATTGATCAACATCTACCATGTGCCAAACATTGTGCTAAGCAGAAGGGTTTTCATGAGGAGCATAATACAtgatccctgcccttgtggagcttacaacctaataggaaaaataatttacaattatGCCAATGCTGCAAAGAAGTAGAGTGTGTTGTAAGATTGTACATCGAAGTGACATTTGAGATGATACCCAGAGGATATGTAGGAGTTAGAGTTgcaaagagaagaagaaacatgGCAGTGGGCACGGTATGTGCACCTGccctgaagaaagagaaagactcaTCACGGTTTTGAGGAATTAGAGAAGTTCACTTTGGCTGGTGCCCTTCAGCTGCACAGAGTGGTATGAAATGTAATAGGAAAACTATTTAGGAAGACAGTCACTGCAGGCTCTGTAGTTCTTGAAGATTCGAACTTAGAGTGTTCTTAGAGACATTGGAAAACCCGTGAAGGACTAAGCATAAAATGACCTTCAAGCTGCTGTGTGGGAAGAAATGGAGTGGAAGGGGAGAGGTTAGTTTAAATGTTGCTGTAATCCTGGTGAGAGAATGGTAGCCTGGACAGGATGATGACAAGTGGGATGTTAAAATACCGTGAgaagccaaaaggtggaaacaacccaaatgtccatcaacagatgaatggataaacagattgtgctctatacatacaatggaatactattcaaccataaaaaggaatgaagtactgatacatgttacaacttggatgaacgtcagaaacattatgctaagtgaaagcagtCAGACACAAActgtcacatattgtatgattccttttatatcaTATATCaaaaataggcaaatttatagcaacagaaagcagatcagtgatgACCTGGGGTTGGGGTGAAGGGACTGGGAAGCGCTTATTTAATGAATATGGAGTATTTTTTCCtggtgatgaaaacgttctgaaAGCAGAGAGAGGTGGTGGTTGAACATTGTGAATACACTAAATGCCacttaattttatacttttaaatggctaattgtgtgttaaatgaatttcatctaaaaaaaaaagctatcattAGATACTTTATTCGTAAcagcccaaaagtggaaacaacccaaatgcccatcaactgatgaatgaataaaaaatgtatagCCCATAGAATGGaatgttttcatcatttaaaaaaaggattaaagTATCATTTGCCATTTAAGAAATGGAGGAATagaatacatgctacaacatggatgaaccttgaaatcattatgctaagtgaaagaagccagacatagcCACATgtcgtatgattccatttatatgaaatgtccagagtgGTCAAACccatagaaagtagattagtggttgccaggagctaggGTAGGGGTTGAGAGACGGAAGGGAGGAATGGAGAGTGGCTACTAATgggcacagggtttctttttggtgtgatgaaaatgttgtggaattagtggtgatagttgcacaattttGTGAATGCAGcaaaaaccactgaattacacacttttaaagggtgaatttcatggtatgtgaattatatctcaataaagctgttataaaaatattataagacTGTAAAATGCACCTTAAATATCTATTTCTTCCCTAAGGTACAGCCCTCACCTCTGTCTTCCTCAATCAAGTTAAGACTACAGCTGCAAAAGTAAACTGCTGACTGTGACGTTGTCATGGTAAATTCTTACAAatgaatagggaaaaaaaatccaccatgTTGTAAAGGCTGGAAATTGCCTCTAAGGAATGAATATCTTAATCTCTAATGATAAGGAgatcattaattttggaaaatcacTTCACAATGTGAGGAGTTGAGCCACCAACAATTTTGCCCTCTATCGTAAGAAAAGGAGCAGATGGATTTTGAGAAAAGCAGGTGTGTTTATAGTATCCAGGAAAATCCCAGTTAACCAAACCATTCAGGAATTTAAAAATCCCCTTTTGTTTACAATTCttgattaatttctcttttaaaatatgctgAATATGATTAATAATGTAGGGGTTTGTAAGGCCTCCTGGGCCATCAGTAATGAAAATCAGTGCTTATCGAACACCAGTAGAAAGTATAGGGCTTTTGGATGGATGTACACAGACCCAAGACATAAATGGATATGGATGTAACTATCAGTGTGTATTTAATCCTCAGTGTTAGTTTGAAATCTTGTCATCTGCCTCTTTGCCAAAACAtagagtgaaggaaaaaaatctgttttactcCAAGATTATTTATGGCATATCTATATGACATTACCTCTGTAGGCCAGGTACTTTCACATattattttactgatttattaCATTGTGTTCTAGTAGGTTGCTTGAAAAGTTGGTGATTTCATATCTAAATTATACGTAGTCCTGTGAGTTAACACAGTACTCCATAATGATAGGCTATTTCTAAGGAAATGGTATttctaaattattatattttaaatatatgcatatcaGCCTATCTTTCCTGccataaagaaacagaacatgttttcagaaaatattagtaaaattagGTATTCTGAAAAGAGCTTTTGTGGGTTGAAAGAACTCTGCCCCCTTGAGAGGCTGGTAATTCACATACATGTAATTGTTATTCTCCCGACATGAATCAGAGCTGCTGACAGGACGATTGTCCATTTTTAAGAGGGTGGATGGAAACCTGGCAAAAACCACAGTCCTTTCATCTCTAATAGCATTCGCTTTCTGGCTGTAGTTACATCTTACTCCCAGATATGAGGATTTGTCCCTGTAATCATTGTCTTATACCTTAATGTCTCCCTTACCAAGAATATAAAGCATTTTTGTTGTGCTAAATCAGTATCATTCATCTTATTTGTCTGTATTGTGTTTTGAAACTTTTGCTCTTTTTAGATCATTACCTTTGTCTGACAAATGTTGTTACTAATATTTATAGCAACCATTTATGGTGCCAAGTATTGTGGCAAATACATTATATACAAGGTATCGTTTATTTACAACCATCTTGTGAGTTTGTTACTTGTATAAGTTACTTGTATATGTTTTGGCTGCAAGCAACATAAACCCTAATACACAACAGGTTAAACCATAAAGGCATTGATTTTTAACAAGAGATCTGGAGACAGGTGGACCAAGGTTGGTTCAATGGATAGGTGTTGTCCCCAAAGACCTAGGTTCTTTCGGTCCTTCCGCTCTGCCATCTGTAGGGTGTCTGTGATGTCTCCCCTCATGTTCAAGAGATGGCTGCCACAACACCAAACATCACGTCTCAGCAACAGTATCCAGATCAGGAAGCAAGGCAGGCAAAAGGCAGGTGGGCTTTTTCTTCAGTGTCTCTCTTATCAGGGAGGTAAATCTTTCTCAGAAGCTTGGGGCAGATTTCCCCTTTGGCCTCAAAGGCAAGAATTAGGTCACATGTTCTCCTGTAGCCCCCATAAACCAATCACTGACAAAGGACTGGGGGCTTTAGATCGATGTGACACATCTGCAGGGATTAGGCACATGGGGACCCAAACAAAACCAAGATTTTTTGTTGTCAATGTTAGCAAGGAAGAAGAGGTAAATGGCTGTTGGGTAGGCGACCAGGGTCTACCCttatattcttttcccttttaaacaaacaaggaaactgaggctcagagagattgagTCAGTAAGGTAAAACCATAGAGACAAAAAGCCAGGGTTCAAACCACATTTGTCTGCCTCCAGAGCAGTTTGTTGTCACATTACTTGCTTGAACCTGGAACTTGCTATGAGGCAGAGGTACTATAGATCATATCACAAGGAATTTATTCCTGAAAGTGTCAGGAAAACTGCTTTCCAACAGTGACTAATCCATAATGAAGTCTCAAAGCCAGGAATCTGCACAGTGGCAATCCATGGATGATGGGATATGATTAGATCTAAATTTTGCTATCATGCCCTGAAAAAGAGAAACCAggtgtggaaaaataaaaataaaaacacacaaagcgACATCTTAAAAGAaggtaaatatttataaacctTTTTTGTAGTCATCCTCAGTCTTTTTATTATGCACTTTCCCCGCATTGACTTTCCAAAAATGGCCGATTTCTTTCAAATGCTGCATACTGGAAGAATCCAGAGGCTTCATCAGATGAGCAAATTTCAGAGCCactaccaattttttttccttaagaaatgtACTAAGCATCTGATTTGCTGCTGATAAATTCTCTGTAAGTAGCATGATAATTAAGCACACACAAAACCAGTCTGTGTCTGTAGGAATACAGCTGGGCTGGCACTGAATTGGTGATGGCGCACGGGCACCGAGCGGGGGGGTTCCACTGCATCTCAACAACCATGTACCTTCTTTGTGCAGTGACcaatctgcctctctccccacagaCCCCCTGAATCACAGGCCATTGCCCATTCCCCCCACCCCGTGTCTGTCACTGAGCtagtttactgagcaccttctctgagccttgagACTGGCTGTCCTGCTTCCAGGCTCCAGTCAGAAAAATGGCAGGAAACCGAAGTGGTATACCTCTCCCAGCATGACTCCTCACCACCCTAGACTGGTAGACTCGGCCCTCAGAAGTGGAACCATGGTCTGTGACAAAACtagggggaggcaggcagtgggggCTGGCGGTGGCAGGAAAGGGCTGAGCAATGAGACCAGGCTTCCAAACCTGGCTTCACCAACGTCTTTTCATGGCTTTGACAAGTGACCTtacctccccaagcctcagtttcctcatatgaaaAACAAGGAACCACAGCACCTACCTTTGATGACTGTGAGAACTAGCAATAATTCATGTGAAACATATGgtgtaaaataaaaactcaatagATTATAGCACTTATTATTACCAGCCCCTTAGTAAAAAGTTGAAGGCTATTAGCATGGAAAGATTTAGCCTGTGTTGTGTTATACTGTTGTTATGGTTGTTCTTGGTTATAGACAGGATagatttgctttaatttttaatgcatcATCAAGTACATAGCCCTTTGTGGGAAATGCAGTGTGTAGGGAAACGAAAAGCCAATAGCCTGGGGGTGTGGTGTGTACAGAAGCCAACGGTGGCAACCCCATCCCTCCCTGGCTTCTAGGCAAACAGTTTCTTTTACAAGTGTGTTTTTGGTATGCAAATCACTTTATGCAGATTTCTGTGTGCAAAATACAGCATAGAAAAATGGCCTTCTTGCCAAGGAAGATAGGAGACGTTGGCTGCCATCAAATGAATTAGCAGGCAAATTTCAGATTTCTCTTCCTACTGCTCTTTCTAACAATGTATAGGGGTGAGCACATTAAACCGAACTATTTTGGCTTTAGATTGTGCGTTCTTGAGATAAAAGTGTGCTTATTGAAGCTTGTGACTACTTTTTGAAGCCATAATAACGTTTAGTGGTATTAGTTTAGCATTTCACAACAGTGTACCACCTCCAGTTAGTAAAAATGCTTGTTCTAAAGTCACAGATGGCTTCCCGTCTGAGGGTAGGTGCTAGTCTCCACGTACTTCCTACTTTTCTGTGAAGATCTGTGCTTATTAACAGatttaagtttatattttgtaaaatgtcttcTCCCTAATTAATATGTGTCTTAGTAAGTGAAAGGAATACATTTAACATTAAAGTCATCTTTTTCTTTGGGTGAGCGT
The Camelus dromedarius isolate mCamDro1 chromosome 14, mCamDro1.pat, whole genome shotgun sequence genome window above contains:
- the LOC105090783 gene encoding solute carrier family 25 member 3-like, with translation MCDAGGYRALQARSAGLLKGRPWAAAATEEAGYEYGSTKYLLLCGLGGMLSCGVTHTAVVPLDLVKCRMQVDPGKYRGILSGFGVTVRDDGLRGLARGWAPTFLGYSLQGLFKFGLYEVFKIRYAQLLGQEKAYEWRTSLYLAASASAEFFADVTLAPMEAVKVRIQTQRGYARTLRAAAPRMYGEEGLWAIYKGVAPLWMRQIPYTMMKFACFERTVEALYKYVVPKPQSQCTKAQQLAVTFVAGYIAGVFCAVVSHPADSVVSVLNKEKGSTAFAVLHKLGFGGVWKGLFARIIMIGTLTALQWFIYDSVKVYFKLPRPPVPQAPESLKKRK